Proteins from one candidate division KSB1 bacterium genomic window:
- a CDS encoding response regulator, with amino-acid sequence MWRSILAFTAGPALVIFAMLVAVFNGAHPTMVTLIGVAGLLIIGGRLYWAGSLRLRAADLNRPGRSGDPVATALEHIAATFADDLNNRVAQVETLKSSADAAAAANRAKTEFLANISHEIRTPMNGIMGMISLLMDSPLDPEQRECARVVKSSAESLLVILNDVLDISRIESGKLELQPVSFDLVELIQDVGDLMFASAAAERLEVGVRYDPRCPSQLIGDPVRVRQILMNLVNNALKFTERGSVMLAVEVAELTATDVGLEFSVHDTGIGISEASIPQLFARFVQADSSTTREYGGAGLGLAISKQLVELMGGTITVRSTLGGGSTFRVQLRFPLGAQAAEPALRDDLGAIRAIVICEQRTLDLAIEEALSGLGVGEVITCSPAEAIGLLSPESGANQSERVALIDCDVLAGPVGQILSHRLSAYRNGLDLRVLILAPRGWERQHPSLAALAESVIHKPVLPPALSRALRGMVANAGDSVESGPPPRTPPDPVSATDPGPAAQPVVLVADDHPVNLLVARKMLEALHCSVTVVVDGQQAVAAAQARRYDLILMDCSMPVMDGYTATRTIRQSGRHSDTPIVAMTAHVLPGERERCLDCGMNDYLSKPLRQPELKKVLAQYARPRAQPT; translated from the coding sequence TTGTGGCGGAGCATTCTCGCCTTCACGGCCGGGCCTGCACTGGTCATATTCGCCATGCTCGTGGCCGTCTTTAACGGGGCACATCCCACGATGGTGACCCTGATCGGTGTCGCGGGTCTTCTGATAATCGGGGGCCGGTTGTATTGGGCCGGCTCGCTTCGGCTTCGCGCGGCAGACCTGAATCGTCCGGGTCGCAGCGGCGATCCGGTGGCCACGGCGCTGGAGCACATCGCGGCCACGTTCGCGGACGACCTGAACAACCGGGTTGCTCAGGTCGAGACGTTGAAGTCGTCGGCCGATGCCGCGGCAGCGGCGAACCGGGCGAAGACTGAATTTCTGGCGAATATCAGCCACGAAATTCGTACGCCGATGAACGGCATCATGGGCATGATTTCCCTGCTGATGGACAGTCCGCTGGATCCCGAGCAACGCGAGTGCGCGCGCGTGGTCAAGAGTTCGGCGGAGTCGCTGTTGGTGATCTTGAACGACGTATTGGATATCTCGCGCATCGAATCCGGCAAGCTGGAGTTGCAGCCGGTGTCCTTTGATTTGGTGGAGTTGATTCAGGACGTCGGCGACCTGATGTTTGCGTCGGCCGCGGCCGAGCGGCTGGAAGTCGGAGTCCGCTATGATCCGCGCTGTCCAAGTCAGTTGATCGGCGATCCCGTCCGGGTCCGGCAGATCTTGATGAATCTCGTGAACAACGCGCTCAAGTTCACGGAGCGCGGATCGGTGATGCTGGCGGTTGAGGTCGCCGAACTCACGGCCACGGATGTGGGGCTTGAGTTCTCGGTTCACGACACCGGCATCGGGATCAGCGAGGCGTCGATTCCACAGCTGTTCGCGCGGTTCGTCCAGGCGGATTCCAGCACGACTCGGGAGTATGGCGGAGCCGGACTTGGTTTGGCGATCAGCAAGCAGCTGGTCGAGCTGATGGGTGGAACGATCACGGTACGCAGCACGCTCGGCGGCGGCTCGACGTTTCGCGTGCAATTGCGCTTTCCGCTGGGAGCGCAAGCCGCGGAGCCTGCTCTGCGGGATGATTTGGGCGCGATCCGGGCGATTGTGATTTGCGAGCAGCGAACCCTGGACTTAGCGATCGAGGAAGCGCTGTCGGGGTTGGGGGTGGGCGAGGTGATCACTTGTTCGCCGGCTGAGGCGATCGGCCTCCTGTCCCCTGAGAGCGGCGCGAATCAGAGTGAGCGCGTGGCGCTGATTGACTGCGACGTGCTGGCCGGTCCCGTCGGTCAAATACTGTCACACCGGCTGTCCGCCTACCGCAATGGTCTTGACCTGCGGGTGCTGATTCTCGCTCCCCGCGGCTGGGAGCGACAGCATCCGAGTCTGGCGGCGCTGGCGGAATCGGTGATCCACAAACCGGTGTTGCCGCCGGCGCTGAGCCGAGCACTTCGCGGGATGGTGGCAAACGCCGGGGACTCGGTCGAGTCCGGTCCGCCGCCACGAACTCCCCCGGACCCGGTTTCGGCCACGGATCCCGGTCCGGCCGCTCAACCCGTCGTGCTGGTGGCGGATGATCATCCCGTGAATCTGCTGGTAGCGCGAAAGATGCTGGAGGCGCTGCATTGCTCGGTCACCGTGGTCGTCGATGGTCAGCAGGCTGTGGCGGCCGCACAGGCGCGGCGATATGACCTGATCCTGATGGATTGTTCGATGCCGGTCATGGACGGCTACACGGCCACGCGTACCATCCGGCAATCCGGGCGGCATTCGGATACGCCGATTGTCGCGATGACGGCTCATGTGCTTCCCGGGGAGCGCGAGCGCTGTCTGGACTGTGGGATGAACGACTATCTCAGCAAGCCCTTGCGGCAGCCCGAGCTCAAAAAGGTGTTGGCTCAGTATGCCAGGCCGCGCGCCCAACCCACCTGA
- a CDS encoding NAD(P)-binding domain-containing protein: MKIGIFGTGMVGQALAGKLAELGHDVIIGTRNVAETQAKSAPDSMGNPPYSAWAKQHTTVKLATYADAAQHGELLVNATSGQGSIPALEAAGAANIAGKILLDLANPLDFSNGMPPSLFVCNTDSLGEQLQRAFPRVKVVKTLNTMSASVMVNPALVANGDHHVFVCGDDAEAKVLVTAFLRGQFGWKNIIDLGGISTARATEMLVPLWVQLFMARQTPLFTFKIAQ; encoded by the coding sequence ATGAAGATCGGAATTTTCGGAACGGGCATGGTGGGGCAGGCGCTGGCGGGCAAGCTCGCGGAGCTGGGGCATGACGTGATCATCGGTACGCGCAATGTGGCGGAGACGCAGGCGAAGAGCGCGCCGGATAGCATGGGCAATCCGCCGTACTCTGCCTGGGCGAAGCAGCACACGACGGTCAAGCTCGCGACGTATGCCGACGCCGCGCAGCACGGCGAGCTCCTCGTCAACGCGACGAGCGGTCAAGGCTCGATTCCCGCGCTCGAGGCCGCGGGCGCCGCGAACATCGCGGGCAAGATTCTGCTTGATCTTGCGAATCCGCTCGACTTCTCGAACGGCATGCCGCCCTCGCTCTTTGTCTGCAACACGGACTCGCTGGGCGAGCAGCTTCAGCGCGCGTTTCCGCGGGTGAAAGTGGTGAAGACGCTGAACACGATGAGCGCCAGCGTGATGGTCAATCCGGCGCTCGTTGCGAACGGCGATCATCATGTCTTCGTGTGCGGCGACGACGCGGAGGCGAAGGTCCTCGTTACCGCGTTTCTGCGCGGTCAGTTCGGTTGGAAAAACATCATCGATCTGGGCGGCATCTCGACGGCGCGCGCGACCGAAATGCTGGTCCCGCTCTGGGTTCAGCTCTTCATGGCCAGGCAGACCCCGCTGTTCACGTTCAAGATCGCGCAGTAG
- a CDS encoding M6 family metalloprotease domain-containing protein: MNTPLRTIFLLSLLLPLCSIPLSAMPPHPDLLARIQSGEQPMPHYLQNEAALRARGIENPDRVRTLSDLMGPERDTNLPILAVLVDFSDNEASVAPSFFDNLLFGATGSLQDYYQEVTYGNLTLMTYDSPSTVLWVRAPQTYAYYVDGQQGEGTYPHNVQRLVEDVVAIIDPVVDFSVYDPNGDGDVDGFFLIHAGPGAEVTGSNDDIWSFAWTTENVPLVDGVWVYKFSTEPEYMQTPGDETFGVYAHEAGHAVFGLPDFYDTDYTSEGLGLWTLMAGGSWGGNSGDSPAHLDAWSKIHIGVVTPTNVTTPVIGAAIPAAESSPTVYRLWTGGATGDEYFLLENRQQIGYDQSLTATGLLIYHVDDAQTSNDNEWFPGHTSTGNYWVALEQADGYWDLETNYNDGDEGDPYPGTANNRDFSDASLPESGGYDAQPSGVVVTNISASGAIMYADLSVSGAGALANLVVDRVGANTRLSWRARLGAAEYRVYRSSTPDVAITPGNYIATTTTTEYLDPLGATVSAFYAVTAVTP, from the coding sequence ATGAATACGCCTTTGCGGACGATTTTCCTACTCTCATTACTTCTGCCACTCTGCTCGATTCCACTCTCGGCCATGCCGCCGCACCCCGACCTGCTCGCGCGAATCCAGAGTGGCGAACAGCCCATGCCGCATTACCTGCAAAACGAAGCCGCGCTACGGGCGCGCGGAATCGAAAACCCAGACCGCGTGCGAACGCTCAGCGATCTGATGGGTCCTGAGCGCGATACGAACCTGCCAATTCTGGCGGTGTTGGTGGACTTCAGCGATAATGAAGCCAGTGTCGCGCCATCATTCTTCGACAACCTGCTGTTCGGCGCGACAGGTTCACTGCAGGACTACTATCAGGAAGTCACCTACGGCAATCTAACGCTCATGACGTATGATTCGCCCAGTACGGTGCTTTGGGTGCGCGCACCGCAGACCTACGCCTACTACGTGGACGGGCAACAGGGCGAAGGAACGTACCCGCACAACGTCCAGAGACTCGTCGAAGACGTGGTGGCGATCATCGATCCCGTCGTGGACTTCTCGGTGTACGACCCGAACGGCGACGGGGACGTCGATGGATTTTTCCTCATCCATGCCGGACCCGGCGCGGAAGTGACCGGCTCCAATGACGACATCTGGTCCTTCGCCTGGACCACCGAAAACGTGCCCCTTGTGGACGGCGTTTGGGTGTACAAGTTTTCCACCGAACCCGAGTATATGCAAACTCCCGGGGACGAGACCTTCGGAGTTTACGCTCACGAAGCCGGACACGCGGTGTTCGGCCTGCCGGACTTCTATGATACGGACTACACTTCTGAAGGCCTCGGCCTCTGGACGCTGATGGCGGGGGGAAGCTGGGGCGGCAACAGCGGTGATTCGCCGGCCCATCTTGACGCCTGGAGTAAGATTCACATCGGCGTCGTTACGCCGACTAACGTCACGACGCCTGTGATCGGCGCGGCGATCCCGGCCGCTGAATCGTCTCCCACCGTGTATCGGCTGTGGACCGGCGGCGCAACCGGTGATGAGTACTTCCTGCTTGAGAACCGGCAGCAGATCGGATACGATCAATCCCTGACGGCCACGGGACTGCTCATCTATCACGTGGACGACGCCCAGACCAGCAATGACAACGAGTGGTTCCCCGGTCACACTTCGACCGGCAACTACTGGGTCGCCCTTGAGCAGGCCGACGGCTACTGGGACTTGGAAACCAACTACAACGACGGCGACGAAGGTGATCCCTACCCGGGGACTGCCAACAACCGCGACTTCAGCGACGCCTCGCTGCCGGAAAGCGGAGGCTATGACGCACAACCCTCCGGTGTCGTGGTGACCAACATCTCCGCCTCGGGCGCGATCATGTATGCCGATCTCTCGGTCAGCGGCGCGGGTGCGCTCGCGAATCTGGTCGTGGACCGCGTCGGCGCGAACACGCGATTGTCCTGGCGCGCGCGGCTTGGCGCGGCGGAATATCGCGT
- a CDS encoding MarR family transcriptional regulator produces MNDKGDSKYCNCLYYSANALARVLTKLAEEEFAPTGLAPSYAFLLMTVNRKPGIQPMEIARHMQLAASTVTRLVEQMEHRGYLRREPEGRATRVYPTDSSLALDEQIRSCWRALFERYSAVIGREAGRELTAQVYQTARKLDD; encoded by the coding sequence ATGAACGACAAAGGCGATTCCAAGTACTGTAACTGCCTGTACTACTCGGCCAACGCACTGGCGCGCGTGCTGACCAAGCTCGCCGAAGAAGAATTCGCGCCTACCGGGCTGGCCCCGTCCTACGCGTTCCTGCTGATGACCGTGAACCGCAAGCCGGGCATTCAGCCGATGGAGATCGCGCGGCACATGCAGCTCGCGGCTTCGACGGTAACGCGGCTTGTGGAGCAGATGGAGCATCGCGGCTATCTGCGGCGCGAGCCTGAGGGTCGCGCGACGCGGGTCTATCCGACGGACAGCAGCCTTGCCCTGGACGAGCAGATTCGCTCGTGTTGGCGTGCGCTGTTTGAGCGGTATTCGGCGGTAATCGGCCGGGAAGCGGGACGGGAGTTAACGGCGCAGGTGTATCAAACGGCCAGAAAATTGGATGACTGA
- a CDS encoding Hsp20/alpha crystallin family protein produces the protein MASSTLTRKKTTKSSSSKSMSNKSLKSYSNGHTAPSSPNPWTYNPWTMTNGTPFNGTMNPTPMNSMSNPYLVDSVNRVFEELTRSWDADGRPWTPRCDFWETATGYTIRCCVPGCTKSDCKIACTATSVTISGCCNMSTCPTNCNCYSCECQSGNFARCFTLPNAINTSSVKASCKNGVLTVTCRKSSQHKPTTVKIG, from the coding sequence ATGGCCTCAAGCACCCTCACGCGCAAGAAAACAACGAAGAGTTCCAGCAGCAAGAGCATGTCGAACAAGAGTTTGAAGAGCTATTCCAACGGGCATACCGCCCCGTCCAGCCCGAATCCATGGACCTACAATCCGTGGACGATGACCAACGGAACGCCGTTCAACGGCACGATGAATCCGACGCCGATGAACAGCATGAGCAACCCGTACCTCGTCGACTCCGTAAACCGCGTGTTCGAGGAACTCACGCGCTCGTGGGATGCTGACGGCCGTCCGTGGACTCCGCGCTGCGATTTCTGGGAAACCGCGACCGGCTATACCATTCGCTGCTGTGTGCCGGGCTGCACCAAGAGCGATTGCAAGATCGCCTGCACCGCGACCTCCGTCACGATCAGCGGCTGTTGCAACATGTCAACCTGCCCCACCAACTGCAACTGCTACTCGTGCGAGTGCCAGAGCGGGAACTTCGCGCGCTGCTTCACGCTGCCGAACGCGATCAACACCAGTTCGGTCAAAGCCAGTTGCAAGAATGGCGTATTGACCGTCACCTGCCGCAAGTCCAGCCAGCACAAACCGACGACCGTGAAGATCGGTTAA